The following are encoded together in the Mesoterricola sediminis genome:
- a CDS encoding DUF4412 domain-containing protein, with translation MRLRPVLALAATLAFGILGAADLTITSTTSAKRLGEGTEVRYYTAAHTLTRNARDQRDTLVDFTKGATYTIDHKKKVIEMITFEDAFAALDALNGSLPEGVGGLMGAMFGDPNDVKVEKKGADKVAGRACEAWSIRVGKLLMEVSLDPTLRPPYPDTASARMVRAQAAAFAKAGPAGASFKRLYEEMAKLKGMPLKTHLAGLMGMDAVTEATRVETGPIPAATFELPTGYRLEDAGKKLRAELKAK, from the coding sequence ATGAGATTACGCCCTGTCCTGGCCCTGGCCGCAACCCTGGCTTTCGGCATCCTCGGTGCCGCCGACCTGACCATCACCAGCACCACGTCCGCCAAGCGGCTCGGGGAGGGAACGGAGGTCCGCTACTACACGGCCGCGCACACCCTGACCCGGAACGCCCGGGACCAGCGGGACACCCTCGTGGACTTCACCAAGGGCGCCACCTACACCATCGACCACAAGAAGAAGGTCATCGAAATGATCACCTTCGAGGACGCCTTCGCCGCCCTGGACGCCCTCAACGGCAGCCTCCCCGAGGGCGTCGGGGGCCTCATGGGGGCCATGTTCGGCGACCCCAACGACGTGAAGGTCGAGAAGAAGGGCGCCGACAAGGTCGCGGGCCGCGCCTGCGAGGCCTGGTCGATCCGGGTGGGCAAGCTCCTCATGGAGGTGAGCCTCGACCCCACCCTGCGGCCGCCCTACCCCGACACGGCCAGCGCGCGCATGGTCCGGGCCCAGGCCGCCGCCTTCGCCAAGGCCGGCCCGGCCGGCGCCAGCTTCAAGCGCCTCTACGAGGAGATGGCCAAGCTCAAGGGGATGCCCCTCAAGACCCACCTGGCGGGCCTCATGGGCATGGACGCCGTCACCGAGGCGACCCGGGTGGAGACCGGGCCCATTCCGGCCGCGACTTTCGAGCTGCCGACCGGCTACCGGCTGGAGGACGCCGGCAAGAAGCTGCGGGCCGAGCTCAAGGCCAAGTGA
- a CDS encoding sigma-54-dependent transcriptional regulator, translated as MLVVDDSRETCDLLELLLGEGLGMEVEVVKATRPEEALKHLQAGGIDLMLSDINLEAGMDGIDLLRAARPLEVETILLTGFGTLEKALEAVREGAFDFISKPWNNEELKSLVKRALLMKANKGGGAEAGKAASLNQSVMIGSSPKMMEVYRTIASLQNSRTTVLIIGESGTGKELVAQNIHLSSDRKSAPFVAINCGALTESLLESELFGHVKGAFTGAVADKKGLFEEANGGTIFLDEIGETSLGFQVRLLRVLQEQEVRKVGGNRTVKVDVRVIAASNKDLAQMVKAGKFREDLYYRLCVVEIRVPPVRERYSRDAAGKVTSDIPALLDHFLAECGRKDGTVYRIRSDARRQLEAYSWPGNVREMGNIVEHLTQLSRGREITPDDFPEKVREELRTRGAGMPAAPAPLLELIRDWDRLPTLEELERRYIQVLLKHEQKKSRIADILGKDRTTLYRKLKDLGLGDGADERE; from the coding sequence TTGCTCGTAGTCGATGATTCCCGGGAGACCTGCGACCTCCTCGAACTCCTCCTCGGGGAGGGCCTCGGCATGGAGGTGGAGGTGGTCAAGGCCACCCGGCCCGAGGAGGCCCTGAAGCACCTGCAGGCCGGCGGCATCGACCTGATGCTCTCCGACATCAACCTGGAGGCGGGCATGGACGGGATCGATCTCCTGAGGGCCGCCCGGCCCCTGGAGGTGGAGACCATCCTCCTGACGGGCTTCGGCACCCTGGAGAAGGCCCTGGAGGCCGTCCGGGAGGGGGCCTTCGACTTCATCTCCAAGCCCTGGAACAACGAGGAGCTGAAGTCCCTCGTCAAGCGGGCCCTCCTCATGAAGGCCAACAAGGGCGGCGGGGCCGAGGCGGGGAAGGCCGCGTCCCTCAACCAGAGCGTCATGATCGGGTCCAGCCCCAAGATGATGGAGGTCTACCGGACCATCGCCTCCCTCCAGAACAGCCGGACCACGGTGCTCATCATCGGGGAGAGCGGGACCGGCAAGGAGCTGGTGGCCCAGAACATCCACCTCAGCAGCGACCGCAAGTCGGCGCCCTTCGTCGCCATCAACTGCGGGGCCCTCACCGAGAGCCTCCTGGAGTCCGAGCTGTTCGGGCACGTGAAGGGGGCCTTCACGGGCGCCGTGGCCGACAAGAAGGGGCTCTTCGAGGAGGCCAACGGCGGCACCATCTTCCTGGACGAGATCGGCGAGACCTCCCTGGGCTTCCAGGTCCGGCTCCTGCGCGTGCTCCAGGAGCAGGAGGTCCGGAAGGTGGGCGGGAACCGCACGGTCAAGGTCGACGTCCGCGTCATCGCCGCCTCCAACAAGGACCTGGCCCAGATGGTCAAGGCGGGCAAGTTCCGGGAGGACCTGTACTACCGCCTCTGCGTGGTCGAGATCCGCGTCCCCCCCGTGCGGGAGCGCTACAGCCGGGACGCCGCCGGCAAGGTGACCTCGGACATCCCGGCCCTCCTGGACCACTTCCTGGCCGAGTGCGGCCGAAAGGACGGGACGGTCTACCGCATCCGGAGCGACGCGCGCCGCCAGCTCGAGGCCTACAGCTGGCCCGGCAACGTGCGGGAGATGGGCAACATCGTCGAGCACCTCACCCAGCTCAGCCGGGGCCGGGAGATCACCCCCGACGACTTCCCCGAGAAGGTCCGGGAGGAGCTGCGGACCCGGGGCGCCGGCATGCCCGCGGCGCCGGCCCCCCTCCTGGAGCTCATCCGGGACTGGGACCGCCTGCCGACCCTGGAGGAGCTGGAGCGGCGCTACATCCAGGTCCTGCTCAAGCACGAGCAGAAGAAGAGCCGCATCGCGGACATCCTGGGGAAGGACCGGACAACCCTCTACCGCAAGCTCAAGGACCTGGGTCTGGGGGACGGCGCCGACGAGCGGGAGTGA
- a CDS encoding branched-chain amino acid aminotransferase, which produces MNAITANQVSARFDIQPAKEPLSSEERAKRMQNPGFGKVFSEHMIVIPYNEETGWGKGVLKPYGPIVLDPAASVLHYGQAIFEGFKAYKQPDGSIKTFRPEANAHRFNASARRLAMPELPVDLFVEAADLLITQEQAWVPDAVGESLYLRPLMIATEAALGVRASKEYLFILIASPSGAYFPQGVKPVTVWISENYVRAAPGGTGSAKCAGNYAASLVAQKEAKAEGCDQVVWLDAVHRRYIEEMGGMNIFFVYKENGETIVATPVLTGTLLPGVTRLTLLDLAKKLGFRAEERRISVDDWAEALRNGTMTEAFACGTAAVITPIGTVKSAHGEWKVNGGETGPVASKLREALLNLQHGVDPDPNGWMHKVC; this is translated from the coding sequence ATGAACGCCATCACCGCCAATCAGGTCTCCGCGCGCTTCGATATCCAGCCCGCCAAGGAGCCGCTCTCCTCCGAAGAAAGGGCCAAGCGGATGCAGAATCCGGGCTTCGGGAAGGTCTTCTCCGAGCACATGATCGTCATCCCGTACAACGAGGAGACGGGCTGGGGCAAGGGCGTCCTCAAGCCGTACGGCCCCATCGTCCTGGACCCGGCCGCCAGCGTCCTCCACTACGGACAGGCCATCTTCGAGGGCTTCAAGGCCTACAAGCAGCCCGACGGCTCCATCAAGACCTTCCGCCCCGAGGCCAACGCCCACCGCTTCAACGCCTCCGCCCGCCGCCTGGCCATGCCCGAGCTGCCCGTGGACCTCTTCGTGGAAGCCGCCGACCTCCTCATCACCCAGGAGCAGGCGTGGGTGCCCGACGCCGTCGGCGAGAGCCTCTACCTCCGCCCCCTCATGATCGCCACCGAGGCCGCCCTCGGCGTGCGCGCCAGCAAGGAATACCTCTTCATCCTCATCGCGTCCCCCTCGGGCGCCTACTTCCCCCAGGGCGTGAAGCCGGTGACCGTGTGGATCTCCGAGAACTATGTCCGGGCCGCGCCCGGCGGCACCGGTTCCGCCAAGTGCGCGGGCAACTATGCCGCCAGCCTCGTGGCCCAGAAGGAGGCCAAGGCCGAGGGCTGTGACCAGGTGGTCTGGCTGGACGCCGTGCACCGGCGCTACATCGAAGAGATGGGCGGCATGAACATCTTCTTCGTCTACAAGGAGAACGGCGAGACCATCGTCGCCACCCCCGTCCTCACCGGCACCCTCCTGCCCGGCGTCACCCGCCTCACCCTCCTGGACCTGGCCAAGAAGCTGGGCTTCCGGGCCGAGGAGCGCCGCATCTCCGTGGACGACTGGGCCGAGGCCCTGCGCAACGGCACCATGACCGAGGCCTTCGCCTGCGGCACCGCCGCGGTGATCACGCCCATCGGCACCGTGAAGAGCGCCCACGGCGAGTGGAAGGTCAACGGCGGCGAGACCGGCCCCGTGGCCAGCAAGCTGCGGGAAGCCCTCCTGAACCTGCAGCACGGCGTGGATCCCGATCCCAACGGCTGGATGCACAAGGTCTGCTAG
- a CDS encoding aminotransferase-like domain-containing protein: MNPGAASPLYLQLQRTLRSLIQASEWKAGMRLPAVPELAQRFKVHRLTVLKALAGLKRTGWVQTVAGRGSFVADHLPEAPALLDPDTFPFQGSSLRVREDELGPWLGETLELAQNRLLVSFSAGFPPSDLLPGEALRRLYAKTMRELDASAWVYAAPSGHASYLEAVAAWLGAEGEPVPPGWGVRAIPGAQAGLAVVLETLTVPGDRVLVESPCYMGALALIRTLGREAVPVPVDRNGLNPDRLASILQKGDAKLLFTVPTFHNPTGMTLSRARRERILALTRQHGVTVVEDDTYGDLRFIGGRTPSFRSLPGAEHVIHLGSFSKSLAAGLRLGYLIAPDAVLSRISIVQEVHTVALPTLSQAVVGHYLESGGFRRHLTRLRKALRERRDAMLEAIQASFPREAEVTEPKGGMHLWVVLPEDVSSLDLHRDAISHGLGFAPGPLFFPDGRGTNCLRLNFSTHAPSVTREAIARLGGLIHARPAAQP, from the coding sequence TTGAACCCAGGCGCCGCCAGCCCGCTGTATCTCCAGCTGCAGCGGACCCTGCGCAGCCTCATCCAGGCCAGTGAGTGGAAGGCCGGCATGCGGCTGCCCGCCGTGCCGGAGCTGGCCCAGCGCTTCAAGGTCCACCGCCTGACCGTGCTCAAGGCCCTGGCGGGCCTCAAGCGCACCGGCTGGGTGCAGACCGTCGCGGGGCGGGGGAGCTTCGTGGCCGACCACCTTCCGGAGGCCCCGGCCCTCCTGGATCCCGACACCTTCCCCTTCCAGGGCTCCTCCCTGCGGGTGCGCGAGGACGAACTGGGCCCCTGGCTCGGGGAGACCCTCGAGCTGGCCCAGAACCGCCTCCTGGTGAGCTTCTCCGCGGGCTTCCCGCCCTCCGACCTGCTCCCGGGCGAGGCCCTCCGCCGCCTCTACGCGAAGACCATGCGGGAGCTGGACGCCAGCGCCTGGGTCTACGCCGCCCCCAGCGGGCATGCCTCGTACCTGGAGGCCGTCGCGGCCTGGCTCGGCGCCGAGGGCGAGCCCGTGCCCCCCGGCTGGGGCGTGCGCGCCATCCCCGGCGCCCAGGCCGGCCTCGCCGTCGTGCTGGAGACCCTGACCGTCCCCGGCGACCGCGTGCTCGTGGAGAGCCCCTGCTACATGGGCGCCCTGGCCCTCATCCGGACCCTGGGACGGGAGGCCGTGCCCGTCCCCGTCGACCGCAACGGCCTCAACCCGGACCGCCTGGCCTCCATCCTCCAGAAGGGCGACGCCAAGCTGCTCTTCACGGTGCCCACCTTCCACAACCCCACGGGCATGACCCTGAGCCGGGCCCGGCGCGAGCGCATCCTCGCCCTCACCCGCCAGCACGGGGTCACCGTCGTGGAGGACGACACCTACGGCGACCTGCGCTTCATCGGCGGGCGCACCCCCAGCTTCCGGAGCCTGCCGGGCGCCGAGCACGTCATCCACCTGGGCAGCTTCTCCAAGTCCCTGGCCGCGGGTCTCCGCCTGGGCTACCTCATCGCCCCGGACGCCGTGCTCTCCCGCATCTCCATCGTCCAGGAGGTGCACACGGTGGCCCTGCCCACCCTGAGCCAGGCCGTCGTGGGCCACTACCTGGAGAGCGGCGGCTTCCGCCGGCACCTGACCCGTCTCCGGAAGGCGCTGCGGGAGCGGCGCGACGCCATGCTCGAGGCCATCCAGGCCAGCTTCCCCCGGGAGGCCGAGGTGACCGAGCCCAAGGGGGGCATGCACCTGTGGGTGGTGCTCCCCGAGGACGTCTCCAGCCTCGACCTGCACCGGGACGCCATCAGCCACGGCCTGGGCTTCGCCCCGGGGCCCCTCTTCTTCCCCGACGGCCGGGGCACCAATTGCCTGCGCCTCAACTTCTCCACCCACGCGCCCAGCGTCACCCGCGAAGCCATCGCGCGGCTCGGAGGGCTCATCCACGCCCGTCCCGCCGCCCAACCTTGA
- a CDS encoding M16 family metallopeptidase, protein MPFRTTTPHGTELLIDPIPHVRSCSVGFWVRRGSCWELPGEEGLAHFIEHTVFKGTRRYPEPQIMAEATDRLGGSLDAFTGKEAACFYGKVLREKLPDLVDLLGELVTTPRFEEDELARERSVILEEIAQSEDQPDDWVSELFYANFWPGSPLAHSILGRRDQVERYGSREARAFFEKTYRAPNLLIAAAGDIEPQAFLDLVAPVLDALPGAAAPAAPLAPNRATPFLLNTPRKDLQQVSLVLGFPAQPHIHPDRAAVNVLSHILGGGMSSRLFMELREKNALCYQVGTYLSHYQDTGALQVAASCAPGRARELVTRTLAECARVRATGVSEEELERAKLQLRTNLVFSQESATSRMFSLAYQALHTGRLLSLDEQIEEIDAVTEGQLLRVAREVLDPARLGVSALGTGRSSAIRPGDLVA, encoded by the coding sequence ATGCCCTTCAGGACCACCACCCCCCACGGCACCGAGCTCCTCATCGACCCCATCCCCCACGTCCGCAGCTGTTCCGTCGGGTTCTGGGTGCGCCGGGGGTCCTGCTGGGAGCTGCCCGGGGAGGAGGGGCTGGCCCACTTCATCGAGCACACCGTCTTCAAGGGCACCCGCCGCTACCCCGAGCCCCAGATCATGGCCGAGGCCACGGACCGCCTGGGGGGCTCCCTCGACGCCTTCACGGGCAAGGAGGCCGCCTGCTTCTACGGGAAGGTCCTCCGGGAGAAGCTCCCGGATCTGGTGGACCTCCTGGGCGAACTGGTCACCACGCCCCGGTTCGAGGAGGACGAGCTGGCCCGGGAGCGCAGCGTCATCCTGGAGGAGATCGCCCAGAGCGAAGACCAGCCTGACGACTGGGTCAGCGAGCTCTTCTACGCCAACTTCTGGCCCGGCAGCCCCCTGGCCCACTCCATCCTGGGCCGGCGGGACCAGGTGGAGAGGTACGGGAGCCGCGAGGCCCGGGCCTTCTTCGAGAAGACCTACCGCGCCCCCAACCTCCTCATCGCCGCGGCCGGCGACATCGAGCCCCAGGCCTTCCTGGACCTGGTGGCGCCGGTGCTGGACGCCCTCCCGGGGGCGGCGGCCCCGGCGGCCCCCCTCGCCCCCAACCGCGCCACCCCCTTCCTCCTGAACACCCCCCGCAAGGACCTCCAGCAGGTGAGCCTCGTCCTGGGCTTCCCCGCCCAGCCCCACATCCACCCCGACCGGGCCGCGGTGAACGTGCTGAGCCACATCCTGGGCGGGGGCATGTCCAGCCGCCTCTTCATGGAGCTGCGGGAGAAGAACGCCCTCTGCTACCAGGTGGGCACCTACCTCAGCCACTACCAGGACACCGGCGCCCTCCAGGTGGCGGCGAGCTGCGCCCCCGGCCGCGCCCGGGAGCTGGTCACCCGGACCCTGGCCGAGTGCGCCCGGGTGCGGGCCACCGGCGTCTCGGAGGAGGAGCTGGAGCGGGCCAAGCTCCAGCTGCGCACCAACCTCGTCTTCAGCCAGGAATCCGCCACCAGCCGCATGTTCAGCCTCGCCTACCAGGCCCTCCACACGGGCCGCCTCCTCAGCCTGGACGAGCAGATCGAGGAGATCGACGCCGTCACGGAGGGCCAGCTCCTGCGGGTCGCCCGGGAGGTGCTGGATCCCGCCCGGCTGGGCGTTTCCGCCCTGGGCACCGGCCGTTCGTCCGCTATTCGGCCGGGTGATCTGGTGGCCTGA
- a CDS encoding ABC transporter ATP-binding protein — MISLQRASLRYGDILGLSPTTFELPSGGGITGLLGPNGAGKSSLIQLISGLLPPSGGEVRVFGEAPFRNPAVLARLGLVPEGDRFPSGFRGDRWLRMMGRLSGLEGAALDGAVARGLALTGMAERARLPFTAMSKGMRQRLRLAQALLHEPELLILDEPFNGLDPEARLHLMDILRGLAAGGTRILVSSHILGEVAQLTDRILLLFRGRLLAEGSVPEIRELLDRHPVELRVSAAAAREIARWAVEQDELVALRMEEGAAVLAIRNPRTFLPRLQDAVADGILPLLSLDPLDLNLDAVFQYLTKDHA; from the coding sequence GTGATCTCCCTCCAGCGCGCATCCCTCCGCTACGGCGACATCCTGGGCCTCTCCCCCACCACGTTCGAGCTCCCTTCCGGCGGCGGCATCACGGGCCTCCTCGGCCCCAACGGCGCCGGCAAGTCCAGCCTCATCCAGCTGATCAGCGGGCTTCTGCCCCCCTCCGGCGGCGAGGTGCGGGTCTTCGGCGAGGCCCCCTTCCGCAACCCCGCCGTGCTGGCCCGCCTCGGCCTGGTGCCCGAGGGCGACCGCTTCCCCTCCGGGTTCCGGGGGGACCGCTGGCTGCGGATGATGGGGCGGCTCTCCGGCCTGGAGGGCGCGGCGCTCGACGGGGCCGTGGCCCGGGGCCTGGCCCTCACGGGCATGGCCGAACGCGCCCGCCTCCCCTTCACCGCCATGTCCAAGGGCATGCGCCAGCGCCTGCGCCTGGCCCAGGCCCTCCTCCACGAGCCCGAGCTCCTGATCCTGGACGAGCCCTTCAACGGGCTGGATCCCGAGGCCAGGCTCCATCTCATGGACATCCTCCGGGGCCTCGCCGCGGGCGGGACCCGCATCCTCGTCAGCAGCCACATCCTCGGCGAGGTGGCCCAGCTCACGGACCGCATCCTCCTCCTCTTCCGGGGGCGCCTCCTCGCGGAGGGCAGCGTCCCGGAGATCCGGGAGCTCCTGGACCGGCATCCCGTGGAGCTCCGCGTCTCCGCGGCCGCCGCCCGGGAGATCGCGCGCTGGGCCGTGGAGCAGGACGAGCTCGTGGCCCTCCGCATGGAGGAGGGCGCGGCGGTCCTGGCCATCCGCAACCCCCGCACCTTCCTGCCCCGCCTCCAGGACGCCGTCGCCGACGGGATCCTCCCCCTGCTGTCCCTGGACCCGCTGGACCTCAACCTGGACGCCGTCTTCCAGTACCTGACGAAGGATCACGCATGA
- a CDS encoding ABC transporter ATP-binding protein: MIAFQQLEVRYGATVALRGVSLDLEPGVVGLLGPNGSGKSTLLKTLLGLLAPAAGTGSVLGVGLGSPDSTRLRARIGYMPEYDALIEDASAYEQVAFWGELSGLSPRQARDRSHEVLYFVGLDESRYRNVSGYSTGMRQRVKLAQALVHSPELVFLDEPTNGLDPDGRKRMLDLVLKVRAELDTSVVLASHLLQDVERVADQLVILDRGEVKASGSMAGLRRMLARRFELRFLDPLPPGDEAALAELGQVLEGRNGLYDVEFAVDDPAAAFRWARARGAVLVQLTPRHDRLDEVLIRALRSA; the protein is encoded by the coding sequence GTGATCGCTTTCCAGCAGCTGGAGGTCCGCTATGGCGCCACCGTGGCGCTGCGCGGCGTCTCCCTCGACCTCGAGCCGGGCGTGGTGGGCCTCCTGGGCCCCAACGGCTCCGGCAAGTCCACCCTCCTGAAGACGCTGCTGGGCCTCCTGGCGCCGGCCGCCGGCACGGGCTCGGTGCTGGGCGTGGGCCTGGGCAGCCCCGATTCGACGCGGCTCCGCGCCCGCATTGGCTACATGCCGGAGTACGACGCCCTCATCGAGGACGCCTCGGCCTACGAGCAGGTCGCCTTCTGGGGCGAGCTGAGCGGGCTCTCCCCGCGCCAGGCCCGGGACCGGTCCCACGAGGTGCTCTACTTCGTCGGCCTGGACGAGTCCCGGTACCGCAACGTCTCGGGCTACTCCACGGGCATGCGCCAGCGCGTCAAGCTCGCGCAGGCCCTCGTCCACTCCCCCGAGCTGGTGTTCCTGGACGAGCCCACCAACGGCCTCGACCCGGACGGCCGCAAGCGCATGCTGGACCTCGTCCTCAAGGTGCGCGCGGAGCTCGACACGAGCGTCGTCCTCGCCAGCCACCTCCTCCAGGACGTGGAGCGGGTCGCGGACCAGCTCGTCATCCTCGACCGCGGCGAGGTGAAGGCCAGCGGCAGCATGGCCGGCCTCCGCCGCATGCTGGCGCGGCGCTTCGAGCTGCGGTTCCTGGACCCCCTGCCGCCCGGGGACGAGGCGGCCCTGGCCGAGCTGGGCCAGGTGCTGGAGGGCCGGAACGGCCTGTACGACGTGGAGTTCGCCGTGGACGACCCGGCGGCGGCCTTCCGCTGGGCCCGGGCCCGGGGCGCCGTCCTCGTGCAGCTCACCCCGCGCCACGACCGGCTCGACGAGGTCCTGATCCGCGCCCTGAGGAGCGCCTGA
- a CDS encoding outer membrane protein, whose amino-acid sequence MRLTPFLALLLLAGPAFAGDDGGDKADKAEKKCHWHWRGHSEFAWSAQLDLPVTDFGRAMDQRTGAGLGMQWSRVREDGRAHRTRLEWNLFPEGNPVNGLKTKASNYLLSFDRIHPLTGKANGPYLVGGLGAVRWFVDRTPVNGDAARFHTTKLAVTGGLGWRFSPTFSAEARYLVSSVDKSFDGNMVQLSAGMRF is encoded by the coding sequence ATGCGCCTGACGCCCTTCCTCGCCCTCCTTCTCCTGGCCGGCCCGGCCTTCGCCGGCGACGACGGCGGCGACAAGGCCGACAAGGCTGAGAAGAAGTGCCATTGGCACTGGCGCGGCCACTCGGAATTCGCCTGGTCCGCCCAGCTGGACCTCCCGGTCACGGACTTCGGCCGGGCGATGGACCAGCGCACCGGCGCCGGCCTCGGCATGCAGTGGAGCCGGGTGCGGGAGGACGGCCGCGCGCACCGCACGCGCCTGGAGTGGAACCTCTTCCCCGAGGGCAACCCGGTCAACGGCCTCAAGACCAAGGCGAGCAACTACCTCCTGTCCTTCGACCGGATCCACCCCCTGACGGGCAAGGCGAACGGCCCCTACCTCGTCGGCGGCCTGGGCGCGGTCCGCTGGTTCGTGGACCGTACGCCGGTCAACGGCGACGCGGCGCGGTTCCACACCACCAAGCTGGCCGTGACCGGCGGCCTGGGCTGGCGCTTCAGCCCCACCTTCTCCGCGGAGGCCCGCTACCTGGTGAGCTCCGTCGACAAGAGCTTCGACGGGAACATGGTCCAGCTCAGCGCCGGCATGCGATTCTAG
- the rplS gene encoding 50S ribosomal protein L19, with translation MSNIMDRLEAGMLRTDLPKIAPGDTVKVHVKVKEGEKERIQVYQGIVIGIKGGGIRTSFTVRKVSAGVGVERIFPMHSPSIDKLEVVRSGKVRRAKLYFLREKLGKAGRLKERRRVETPAE, from the coding sequence ATGAGCAACATCATGGACCGCCTCGAAGCCGGCATGCTTCGCACCGACCTCCCCAAGATCGCCCCCGGCGACACCGTCAAGGTGCACGTGAAGGTGAAGGAAGGCGAGAAGGAGCGCATCCAGGTCTACCAGGGCATCGTCATCGGCATCAAGGGCGGCGGCATCCGCACGTCCTTCACCGTCCGCAAGGTTTCCGCCGGCGTCGGCGTGGAGCGCATCTTCCCCATGCACAGCCCCTCCATCGACAAGCTGGAAGTGGTCCGCAGCGGCAAGGTCCGCCGCGCCAAGCTCTACTTCCTGCGCGAGAAGCTGGGCAAGGCCGGCCGCCTCAAGGAGCGCCGCCGCGTCGAGACGCCCGCCGAGTAG
- the trmD gene encoding tRNA (guanosine(37)-N1)-methyltransferase TrmD — translation MRFDVLTLFPEFLEVAHLGVTGRAFRDLGHTLAAHSYRPFAGNAFGHVDDSPCGGGPGMVLRPDVLRDTLASVPRAGRSRVIHFSPAAPPLDQAKVLDLAALDQVILVCTRFEGLDQRAVDLYVDEELRVGEAVLSGGELPALVLIDAVCRWLPGVLGNADSAGADSFAGGLLDHTHYTKPAVFEDRAVPPALLGGNHEAVRLWRLRDAMARTKRLRPDLWSAFQARLPDLPRADQWCAWQVDHPEAWDQPRPKGWKGAKTPGISK, via the coding sequence GTGCGCTTTGACGTCCTCACCCTCTTTCCGGAGTTCCTGGAGGTGGCCCACCTGGGCGTGACCGGCCGGGCCTTCCGGGACCTGGGCCACACCCTGGCGGCCCACAGCTACCGGCCCTTCGCCGGCAACGCCTTCGGGCACGTGGACGACAGCCCCTGCGGCGGCGGGCCCGGCATGGTCCTGCGGCCGGACGTCCTCCGGGACACCCTCGCCTCCGTCCCCCGGGCGGGCCGGAGCCGGGTGATCCACTTCAGCCCGGCCGCGCCGCCCCTGGACCAGGCCAAGGTGCTCGACCTGGCGGCCCTGGACCAGGTCATCCTCGTGTGCACGCGCTTCGAGGGCCTGGACCAGCGAGCGGTCGATCTCTATGTGGACGAGGAGCTGCGGGTGGGGGAGGCCGTCCTCTCGGGCGGGGAGCTGCCGGCCCTCGTGCTCATCGACGCGGTGTGCCGCTGGCTCCCGGGCGTCCTGGGCAACGCGGATTCGGCGGGCGCCGACAGCTTCGCCGGGGGCCTCCTGGACCACACCCACTACACGAAGCCCGCGGTCTTCGAGGACCGGGCCGTGCCGCCAGCCCTCCTGGGGGGCAACCACGAGGCCGTGCGCCTCTGGCGCCTCCGGGACGCCATGGCCCGGACGAAGCGCCTTCGCCCGGACCTCTGGTCGGCGTTCCAGGCCCGCCTCCCGGACCTGCCCCGCGCCGATCAGTGGTGCGCCTGGCAGGTGGATCACCCCGAGGCCTGGGACCAGCCCCGCCCCAAGGGGTGGAAGGGCGCGAAAACCCCTGGCATTTCAAAGTGA
- a CDS encoding DNA gyrase inhibitor YacG has translation MLIRPCPVCRKPVPWETTSTRPFCSERCRTQDLGAWASESYRVPEDPALEDGEGWSGPEGS, from the coding sequence ATGCTGATTCGTCCCTGCCCTGTCTGCCGGAAACCCGTCCCCTGGGAGACGACCTCCACCCGGCCCTTCTGTTCCGAGCGGTGCCGCACCCAGGACCTGGGGGCCTGGGCCAGCGAAAGCTACCGGGTGCCCGAGGATCCCGCCCTGGAGGACGGGGAGGGCTGGTCCGGCCCCGAGGGGAGCTAG